Part of the Podospora pseudopauciseta strain CBS 411.78 chromosome 7 map unlocalized CBS411.78m_7.2, whole genome shotgun sequence genome, TGATACTACACTAGTCCTCTCGGATCCGAGCACCGCTACCGTGGTGCTGGGTCTCGCTACATACTGCAATGGCTTCACAAGCAACCGTTCCAACGCCTCTCGCATCTACTTCCACAGTCATGAACACCGACTCAGGCCGGTTACTTGTATCGCCACCCCAGAACTCTGAAACGGCACCCCCACGGCGGTATCAGGAGCTATCATCCCGAGTTTTGGATGGTGGGATTGCTGTTGGGATTGCGGTGGTGGCTCAGTTGTTGATGGCTGGAATCCAGGGGGTGTTGAAcgtcaacagcaacaaggtCGAATTTCCTCCATCAGTTGTAGCAATGGCGGCTATTTTTGGGCTGTTTTGTGCGTGCGGGTGTATCTTCCCAGGTGCAGAGGACTTTTACCGGAACCACCTCAAGAGACCGGTAAGACTTGTTTTCGTTGATAGTTGAGTGGAGGTATGCCACAACACGAGGCTAACAAGCGATCACAAGgccgacctcctcaaccggCACATGTCTATTGGTTTCACGATTCCATTTCTTATGATCTGCAAGGGCTCGCTCACAGATGTCTGGGTTATTGGGCCGATTATTGGTTGCTTCGGTAGGACGTCCTTCTCCATGAAAAGAGACCGGGAAGACTGACCAGCCTAGTCCTCACCGGCCTTTTCAACACAGTTTTGTCCTATGTGCTAGCTCTTCCACTTCAATGCCTCATGGTGCGGTGGGACTCTGGCAGCTGGTCTTCGTCAGACATCGAAAAGGGGTCACCAACAACTGAAAAAGAGAGACAGAACCCTAAACTTCGTTCACCAGTCAAATCAGTATGCGATTCCATGGACACAGAGGACTTTTCTTTGGGTGTCCCCCCGCCTGAATCGATGACCCCTGATTCAAAGGCCTCGCCAACTCACCCTCTATCGTTTTCAACATCAGCTAAACTCTGGTGTCTTGCAAACCCAATGCTCCTTCTCATGTGGACCTTGACTCTCACCATTGGCCTACCTCTCCGCGTCTGCCTTGCTCTCGATACACCACTATCCACCTTACTGCTATTCGCCCTTTGGCTTTCAACTTTAGCCATTCAATCATCGCTCAAAACCTCCCCTTACCTCCGCCCATTCGCCCGCACACTCCTCTCAGGCCTCTTCAACGCCGTCTTCTGGACCTCCCTCACAATGGCAgcctacctcctcctcgacggccacctctcctcccgcccCTTCCAAGCCATGCTCACAACCCTCGAAAGCCACAACCCTTTCTCCAGCGCGCTCCTCAACAGCTTTTCCGTCCCTCTCACAGCAGGGGACGtcgccctctccatcctcaacgCCGGCCTCGTATCCTGGGGCCTCAAACTCTACGAATACCGCCTCCAGCTCTTGTCTCGCGCAGGACTAACAGTATTCACCGTCTCGTCCCTCATCGCCCTAGGTAACGTCTCCTGcggccccctcctcgcccacacAATGGGCGTCGCCCCCCAAGGCCGCGCCCTGGCCTTCGCCGCACGGAGCGTGACCCTCGCGCTAGGCAATCCCGTGCTCGACACCCTATCAGCAGACAAGTCCCTCAACGCAGCAATGGTGGTCATAAGCGGGATCGTCTATCAAATGTCGCTCGGGCTTGGTGTCGGCCGGTTTTTGGAAAAGCATCTTGTTAACATTGGGGGCCGCGATGATCACACCAacgataccaccaccaccatcaccaccagcaaagGGGAAAACGACCCCCGAACCGTCGCGGCAGGCGTAGCAGTGGGCATCAACGCTGCAGCAATGGGGACTGCCTATCTCTACGAGACGAAAAGCGAGGCGGCGCCGTATTCGGCCCTGTCGATGATGGCGCTGGGGATCATGACGGTGGTATTTTCGACGATTGGGCCGCTGGTGTCgtgggtgttggggagtGTGGGTGCCTAGATTGGACAACACACAAACTTCTTATTTGGGGGTCAACAAACAAGTTTGGACATCATTCCGGGCACTCAGGACCTTTTGAAGAGATGAAAATTATGGGAGGGAATAATACTACTACAACACCAAAACAACCGAAAACAAAGTGGGCTAAAGTTGCTTCAAGGCTCCTGGAGAGCAACCAACAACTTACGAGACCAAAGAGGGATGTACGAAACATGTCATGAAGTGGACGTTTCATTTTTTCTAGGGAAAATCTGCGGGGCGGCGTTGGCTATATTATACCCATTGTGCAGTTTCTAGATTGGAACGGTTTCAGAGCTCCGACTCCCGTTTTGAggtcttttgcttttttctattttttttttttttttttgtctttttgatGACAGCATTGGCGACGGAGTTTATCATCATGATGAATTGTTTATGTATTTGGTAATCGGGAAGTGATAGCAATCAAGTAAGCCAGAAAAGGAGGTTATTGTACCTGCTTCTGGTTATTGGATGATGATCTCTTTGACTTGAAAGTTACCTGCGTGTGATCATAGTAAACTGTGGCGCATGTCTAGTTGGCGTGTCACCTAGCCAGGCTGCCAATGGCTAAAGCAGTCGATAGGATAGAAGGTAGACTTGGAACAAATTTTGTCTGGCAGACTTGGCAAACAATCATGACACTCGCAGACCGGGGCAGGCATTTTGCAGAGAGCAATGCTGATCTATTGTCGACCCGATGTCCTCTGTTGGCTACTGAGACTGGACCTCAGATACCCTCTCATCCTGTAATTGATGCCTTTCACCCAATTTCTTTTTCGATCCATACACGTCCCCATCTCTACTCAAGTCTATGCATCCCATCTCCGTTAGCATTCATccaagacaaaacaaaacaaaggTCACCAAGATAAAACTCACCTCTCAATCAAGTGCAACCCACTCGCCGTGTCAACCACCCCCGAGATCTCTCCCTTCTGCAGCGCAAAAGCAGCATCCTCAAATTCCTTCTGCATGTCCCCGCGTCCGAAATAACCCAGGTCGCCCCTCTTGCGCGCCGAGCTACAGTCTGATTCCGACAGGGCCAACTCCCCCAAGGTGATCTCCCCACTCTTGATCCTCTGCTCGTGTGCCTTGATAATCGACATGGCTTCCTCCTTGGACCGGGTGATTTCGGCCTGTTGCGACAGCCAATGGTCAGCTTACAGTCCTCCTTCAAGACATGGTCAAAAATGACCGTAAACATACCTCCTTCCAGCTGGACGCCCGGCGACTGTCCCTGTGCTTGACCAGCAAATGCGCCGCCCTGATCTTGCCGGACTGGGCGTCGCCGGTGGGAAGAGGCGCCTTGGCCGAGTGGTAGGTCGCCATGTAcaccttgagcttctcgggGTCGGTGCCGGCGGGGGGTTCCCACCTCGAGGTGCGGTCCACGGAATTGAAGTAGTAGGGCAGGTTCTTGGAGTTGGAGTGACGGACCTCCCAgtgaggggggaggccgGTTTCTTGCTGGTTCTGGGGCAGGATGCAGGATTAGTTACATGATATAGTAAGCTCGAGATATTGATATTGAGACATACGCCGTTCATGATGATTGATTGTTGGTCTAGGATGGACAGAAAACAACAAATGGCTACtactttgttgttgttgttggagaatGGACAACAAGGCTACGACGTGATGAAACGCTGGCTGGGTTGAACTGGTGGGACTTGGAGCCGTGGAGGGGCAACGGGTTGTGGACCCTTTTTAAATGGTGGGATTGGAGTTGGTATGTATCTAGACAAATACCTACCGAGGTaaccaaaagaaaagcagTTCCTAAAAAAAACacagagaagaagatgacgtGCTGCAGACGGGAAGGTTGGAATAGGTCGTCGAGGGTTGCACTGAGAGGGGTCAAGTGTGCAATGGAAACCTTTGGATGGATTGCGGAGTGCAGCAGGAGACCACCCCGCTCCTGCTTGGCGCTGTTGTCTCCTGCCGGAGTACCTCACAGGGCAAGCCCCGCCCCGGGGGGTCTTCAGCTGGACGACTGAGAGTCTGAGACCATCCCGTCCATCCCGTCACCTGTCTTCCTCTTGTCCCAAGGTGTGTCACTCACTCTATGTACCGGGGATCACGAGGGACCCCATCTGATGCTGATGGATGCGACGTGACGCAGGTTAACTGTACCCTACATATCCGTACTCCGTATCCATCAGGCATTCAACCAAGGCCTCAGACAGCAAGATTATCTTGTTCCAGGTAGGTTGTCAGTGCCTGAATAAGCCAAGTGGGGCGTCCTGGTTGGCTGCTGACCTCAGGCAGCCGGAAAGGGGCAAGGCGCGTGTGTTCCCAACTGTTGCTCTTGGTGGCGCGCCGCCCACAATGCACTGTGCCTACGTTTCGCGCCTTTGACCACAAGCTTTCGTTCACTCAAGATATCCATAGAAAAAGACATCCATCTTCAACTCGCTCCCCATTCCACCCCAAGACATTTCCACTCGACTTCAAATAATTTTCTGCACCAGGTAAAATTCACTTTACTTTCTGCATCTTCTGTGGAACTCACCTGGCGACACGTGTTTGGACCATCTAGCAGCCTGTTCTCGCCTCCTCAAAACTCAAAAAGACCAACCGCAACTCTTTTaccaccaaacaccactttacacaacccaaccacaTCACTTCCAGGTTTCCGCTGCCCGAAAAAGTTTCAgtgcctccaccaccacctgctaCCACCAGAAACCATCATAACACCACACAACACACCCCTCAGCCACGACATCAGCAATGGCTTCATCACCAGCCCCTTCAGCTTCGGGCGAGCAATCGCAGCTCCATGGCCAGAAGCCCCTTGAGCAAATCACGTTCCGTTTCTGCTCGGAATGCAGCAACATGCTCTACCCCAAGGAAGATGAGGCCGATCGCAAGCTCATGTTCACCTGCCGCACTTGCAACTTCTCCGAAGAGGCCACCTCGTCGTGCATCTTTCGCAATGTCCTCAACAATGCCGCTGGCGAGACGGCCGGCGTGACGCAGGACGTTGGCTCTGATCCTACGGTGGGTGATTCTTCTGTTGCTTCCCATCATGCTAGCTCGTTTGAACAACACCCGAACCCGGACCACTGCGCTTTTGTCTGCTGCCTGACATGCGGCCGCATGATTTCGTGTGAGATTTGCAAAGACCGTCTCGCCGTTCTCCCCACCGATGCCCACAATCCCGACATTCCCGTACCGCTCCAGAACTTCATGCGGCTCGATCAGGGCGACGCCGACATTTGCGCCTGGCAAGACAACCGCGAGAACCTCGCCGACTTCATGGCTCGGAGCGAGCAATACTTTGGCGacttgatggaggaggacgaagaagaagccatGGGATCCGAGCCCGAGAATAACGCCATGTCACACTACGTGCTCGCTCAAAGCGCTGCTGTGTAGTCGCCAAACTCTTTCGATATACATTCACTTGACACGACGAGGCTATGACGACATGATTTGACGTACAAATTGTATAATATTCCTGGCAAACACGGCGTTCTTCATTTTTCTTGCAGCGGCACACGCAATCGTTCCCTTTCTCTCGACGATCATATCCCGCAGCGTATACCGGTACATAGATAGCAGCGGGTTGGGAGTTCCGGTGTTGATTTGGTTAAAGCGACGAAGTGCACGGGTTTCACGTTACCTATGTTTGAGCCAGTGGCTGACGGGGTTTCTGCTCTAGCTGCCAAGAGAACAGCGCACTTGCCCCTCTTGCAACCATGGGGAGGCTGTCTTCTTTCAGTCTCAACAGCGAAGCGCTGAAACAGGAATGGTAAGCAGCTCCAGGCCTGTCACCTTCTGGAGTCCAACCGTTGCTGACCCTTTCTCAGAAACTCTTTTATGTGTGCTGCTATTGCGGTAACATTTACCAATGAGTTTGGTCTTTCGGCGGGACACTTGTACATCGGCGAGTAAGATACAGGAACATTTGCATGACACGGCGTTTGGCGAGATTGTATAGGAGTGGGAGACGTTTATCACTGCTAGGGTAAACAAAACTTGGCTTTGAGGATAGGAGGAGGCATCATCGATGggaattaatttttattactGGGCTGTTTATTCATGAGAATGAGGGACAAATGCGTGAAAGGAGAGGTGATTCGAGTATTTTGCCTGTATTGAAGCTGTACAAGTAGTTTACACGACGCCGTATAACGCCGTTCTGATGCCACTCCCCAGTGGAGCAATGATATAATACACCCAAATGATCCCTCCCATGATTTGATTTCACGTTTTTTATTGGTGTTGGTCTCAGTTTATGCCTGCGAGGGGGCCATGCTGAGGATTCTGCTCCACTTCTTCTTGCGCAACTCCATGCCCACGACGCCGTTGATACGGGATCCGATAGGGTCGCCAGACTTGTTGATCAAAACGCAGGCGTTGTCGTCGAACTTGATGCAGCTTCCGTCTCTCCGGGTGACCTTTTGCTTCGTCCGCACAACGACGGCATGTCTGATATCACCACGCTTGACCTTGGCACCCGAGGCGGCGGCCATGCCGGCAGCTCCCGCATCTCTTTGCTTCTGCACAACCACCACGATCCGGTCGCCTGTATTTGTCAGTTGGGTGAGTTTTCTTCGGGTTTCTTGGGTAACTATCGTCGTACCGATCGAGGCGTGTCTCTTCTGGCCGATGACCATGGCGCATTCAACAATGGCGGCGCCAGAGTTGTCGATGCAGTTGAGCATGCTCTGGTGGAGAGGGTTAGCTTGATTTTATATTGGGCAAAAGAATAGAAAAGTACCTTTAGTTGAATCATCTTGTCATCGGACGGCCAAAACCGTACCTGAGGGTGTCGTTGCTGATCGTGAAGCTCCCGGATGGGCAGCCAATTGCCATGCGGCGACGGGATGTCCTGGCCGTGGAAAATTGTTCGCGCCGACCCGAGGGGCACAAGGCTGTGCTTATGTAACGTTTGGACAGAGGCTGCTTTCTTTGAAACCATGCCCAATCGGGATCCTCATGCAAGCTCTTTAGCTTGTTCCAACATACCGGCAGCTGTGGATCCAGTCAAGACGAGATCTGGCCAATGGGAAGCTCAGCGCAAAAACTCGCGACAGGGGATCAGCTTGTTGGCACGCGCTGTCCCCGCCAGATTCCGCCAGATTTGGTGGTCAACTCGCCTAGCCCCCTCAATTTCCCTGGCAACGAGAGGGCAACCAGACAGCAACCGTGATACTGTCTTTTTTCGTTCCCCTTTTCCCCGTCCGACCTCTTCTCCTGTACCCCATGCACACTTTGCAGGTTTCGGGAAGTCAGAGTATCTGTAACGCGGGTCAAGTCACTTGAAAGTGCAGCTGCAGTCATACGGTACAGACCAGCCAGTCTTCAAGCGTCAATCTATATCCGGAATCTGTTACCTAGGTTGCTCCCGTAACTTGCCAACTTATGACGACAACTGGCATTCGCAGCTCAATTTGCAGTCAGAGGCGAGCCCAAGGTTTGCATCTGTCTCACCTCCCACACCTACCCATTGTCGGCCCAGCCGCTGCAGGTCGGCTCCCTTCCTTCCCACAAAGGAACCTAAAAAAGCCATTATTGGCACTTGCGCCGACCCGATCTGATCTGCCCGGGTCGCATGAAGGCAGTCAAGTCTCGCATTGAACATTGACCCCCTTCGTCCACTCCTTCTTTCATATTTCGAACATCCGACGCCCGACTTCACGTCAcaaccctcccacccacctcGGTCGACCAACTCATCGATACccgacacacacacaacacaaagATGCCTCCCCAGTCACAAGCCcagggaaagaagaagctcacgCTTGCACAGCTAGCTGCTTACGACGACATTTTAACCGATGCTCTAATCGACCACACTTATTACTGGACAACCATTCCCAAAAATCGCACATCTTACCATCCTTCCCGGGGCGTCAGAGAGGAGGAAATCGCCAAGCTCATCCAGActcacctcatcatcaactccgATCTCAAGACCGCCGAAGAGAAACTGCTTGCGACCGACGGCCTAAAGCGATTCTACAATGGTCTCAAAACATCCAAGGAAAAGGATGACTTCAAAGCCCACATGCGGCGCTACATGTCGACCTACCTGCCAGATTGCCCTTTCGAGGTCAGTGCAACCAATCGCTACACCATCGTCACGTATGAGGCCAGCATCGCAGCCCGGCGCTTCATCAGGCGCAACGAGACGATCAAATACCTGGCCGGAATCCAGGTGACAATCAcccccgaggaggaggcagacaTGGCATCTCGCAAAAAGGACTTTAGTCTAGTGGtcagcagcaggagcaagTCAACCAGCTTATTCATGGGGCCTGCTCGATTTGCCAATCACGATTGCGACGCGAATGCCCGGCTCGTTACTTGCGGCCAGGCAGGGATTGAGATCATCGCATGCAGGGACATTGGCGTGGGCGAGGAGATCACAGTCAGCTACAGCGAGAGTTACTTTGGAGAGGACAATTGCGAGTGCTTGTGCCAGACGTGCGAGGCGAGACAGGTCAATGGCTGGCAGCAAGATGAGGGGGGCACTTCGGTGAAGAGAAGCATCGAGGATGATTTGGCGGCGTCACAGGGCTACTCTTTCCGGCGGAGGTTGAGAGACGAGAGTGTGGCAGGTTCAGGCTCTCGAACTCCGTCCGTCACCCCGGATATCCGCCCGAGGGTCCTCAAGAAACGGGGAAGCCAGATGGTTCTGAGCGACAGGCAGTCAACATCGGAATCGACGGAGGGCTCAGGCCCGGGGCGCAAACGAGGTGCGGCAGCGCTCGGAACCCCGCCCATTACTCCGGCTAAGCGCCTCAAAACTATGCAATATGATCTGCCACCTACAACATCCGGATCGCCAATTTCGAGAAGCAGCTCGGAATCTGAACTTTCGCGTAGTCCACTTGCATCTGAAGCCGGCAGCGCCAATCTCACCGACGTCACGACCCCCGCTTCAGACTCGGCAGATGGGCTCATTCTTTCACCTGAGCCGACGCCTATCAAGCAGGCGATCGAAATCCTAAGAAACGAGCAGCCTACAGCTGAGATAGACGTACAGCAACTGCCCGAGTCGATCTCCCCGGTGCCCCACAAGTCGTACGGCTTCCCAACAAttctccccaccaccgagGTGACCCCTCCGGCCGAAGAACTGAACAACACAGAAGCGACGAAAGCGACTCCTCCAGTAGAAGAGGTGGTTCCAATGCCACCTCCCAGTGATGTGGCCGCTCCGACAACGCTGGTAGGAAAGGCGAAGGGTTCCAAGAAGCGCCAGGCCGCTCAGCAACGGTCACCACGACCGGCACAAAAGCGTCGTGTGCCAGGAGATTACACCCTCACACCCTTACTTCTCTCAGAGCCCGAGACTGCCTGGATCCACTGCACCAACTGCAACACTGCATTTGTTCAAAAAGACGCCTACTTTACGAGAGCCAATTGCCCACGTTGCGAGCGCCACTCCAAGCTTTACGGCTACGTCTGGCCCAAGACCCAGCCAGCAGGCAAGAACGATAAAGAAGAACGCATTCTGGATCACCGTGTCATCAACCGTTTCCTGGATCCAGAGGACGAGGCGAGGGCGCGGGGGAAGAAGGGCTGGCGGGCAGGCTCACAAAGAGAGTCGACGATGGACACCGAAGGAGGAAGCAACCCTCCCCAGCGGGGTAGGGCCAGAATCAGAGAGAGTTTGGTCCCGAAGGCGGAAGGGGCAACCGCTGCTGCTCTCGATGGAGTTCGGCGGAGTGGGCGGGCTCGTAGGGCGAGCGCAAAGGTTATTGGGGATGCATAAGGATGGAAGAGGTTCACAAACGAGTTGATCACGGTTGATTTTTTCTGGGACTTTGTACAATAGGTGATGGGAATAGCGATTATATTATGGTTTTCGATGGCTCGTAGGGTCTTGATATGTTATCCACGATGGCAGTGTCGAGGggtaatatatatatatatcatTGTGGTGGATGGAATATTGGTAATTATTGCTTCGTCTTCGACGACGAAGAAAATAGCGTTGAAAAAACATGCAAGAATATGTACACTCTAACACTCCCAAAAGATGCATTGGTGATGATCTGTTGATCTGCCCCTGATGAGCCATCGAGGTGCTTCCGGGAGGGTGGTCCAAGCTCCCATTATACCCCTGAAGGCAGCTGTGAGCCTGCGTAGTATTTCAGACTCTCGTACAGCTCCTTCCTTTGTTTGTCTCTTCGGGGCAACCGATGCAGGAGCTCCAGAGAGAGAGCTTGCTTGCTTCCTTCCTCCTGTTCGCCAGCCTCTCCGTTTGCGCAAGGCTTCCGTCCTCTCTTTTTGCGACACTACCGACGGCGCATCATCCCTCCGacaaccatcaaccccacccATGGAGATATTTTCCTATCAATTCAGTTAATTCTCGACTCTCGTTCTTATCGCTGCagcatcgtcatcatcgatACTAAACCGCAACGGTTCTCCGGTCCAGCAGAACCAATCGCGCCGGTCAGTTCCATCCATCATTTCCAATTGCGCCAATCAATTGCCTTGATAGCTTCTAATATCCTCAACCCGTCACAATGGCCGACAGCTTCAACGAGGTCATTGTCGAAGAGACCCCGGCCACCCAGCAGACTGGCGACGTCCAGATGACCGAGGAAGGCGATGCGCCTGCCGCTGCCACCGAAACTCCTGCCGCTGGCGGCAGCACCGAAAATGCCGATTTGCCTTTTGCTGAGAGCGATCCCGACGATACCCCGGCGCCGCGCATTACCTTTTTGCAGTACCTGAGGAGCCCCGTCGTCACTCTGTTGATTGGTAGCAACGATGAAGAGACCATCCTGACGGCTCATCAGGGGCTGTTGATCCAGAGCCCATACTTTGCCGATCGCATCGCCGAGTTTGCCGATGATGGCAGCGTATGTCTTTCTCCTGACCTCTAGTAGCAGATGAAGGCTAACCCACCGCTTCCACGACAGCCCCGCCAGATTGAGCTTCCCAACGAAGACCTCGACGCCATGGGTTGCTTCCTCGAGTTCCTCTACACGGGCGACTACTTCCCCAAGAAGATCGCCGGCCAGCGCAGCCTGGAGAAGGACGCCTCGATCCCCGACGTGGACTACACCGGGGAGCAGCTCCTCAAGCACGCCAAGGTTTACACTCTGGCCGAGAAGTTTggcctcaacaacctcaagaaCTTGGCGTCGAGCAAGATCCACTGCGTCAACTCCACCGCCAAGGGCGAGATCGCCTACGCGCGATACGTCTACGAGTTCACGGCCAAGGACGACACGAGCATCCGCGCTCCTGTTGCCAACTTTTGGGCCACGAGATCGCACACGCTGcgcgccgaggccgaggacgagTTCAGGAACTTGTGCTTGGAGTTTCCTCGGTTTGGTTACGATGTTCTTAGTAAGTTTTTGGTCGAGATGGTATGGAGGGAAATGCTAACCATGACATTTCAGCCCGCGTCTTggacgagaagctcaagcGGGAGCGCAACGAGAAGATGCACCCCGCTgccgggagcgggaggaagAGACCTCGTCACAGCAGCGCCACCAATGCTTAAGGTTGTCTGTTGAGGATAAAGaagggagacggaggaggataaTGGATACCCATCACTATAGCCATgaccaccactaccaccacaagggagggagggaggggaatggTTGTTGGAAGAGAAAGGCAGCGACGGCGTTTTTGCAGAATTTTTGTTAACCTCTTTTGCTTCATTGGGGCTTATACCACAGCTATGCTTGACTTacggaagaaaagaaaccaagCGGGAGACGGACATGACTTTTTTTTGTATCATGTACCAAAATGTAAGTTATTTTTCTTGTCCTAGCTTTATATTCTTGCCTcggcgggaggaggatttcCTTGAAGTGGTGATAATTTAGGTACCATAGTGGAAAAGAGGCGTTGAAACTGAATAAAACGCAGATTAATAACAGTTCAACCTAGATGGCGATATCCTCATTCTTTGGTGTCTTGCTTACTTGCTACCTCGGGGAAGGATCAGTGATAGGGATGAAGCAGGAAGGGGGTGTCCAAAGGGGAGGAAGTACGGTCGAGCCATGAAATTAAAAATCAGGTTTTCAAAGGCACGGTAGAGTGACAAAATGAGAGTCTCATCGCACCATCGATATTAGGCTCTTTTTTCAATGGACTTTTTTTGGCTTGTAGAAGAGCACTTTGACCACCACTTTGGCCAAGGCTCTGCAGTGGAGCCCACCCAATTGAAGGCATTCCCAAGGCTTACAACATGAACCATACAGCTAATACCAGGTGCAGCGAGGCCAAAATGATATCAAATATCGGCAATTAAAAGGGCTGTAATCTAGTCAATGT contains:
- a CDS encoding uncharacterized protein (COG:S; EggNog:ENOG503P4FY), which encodes MASQATVPTPLASTSTVMNTDSGRLLVSPPQNSETAPPRRYQELSSRVLDGGIAVGIAVVAQLLMAGIQGVLNVNSNKVEFPPSVVAMAAIFGLFCACGCIFPGAEDFYRNHLKRPADLLNRHMSIGFTIPFLMICKGSLTDVWVIGPIIGCFVLTGLFNTVLSYVLALPLQCLMVRWDSGSWSSSDIEKGSPTTEKERQNPKLRSPVKSVCDSMDTEDFSLGVPPPESMTPDSKASPTHPLSFSTSAKLWCLANPMLLLMWTLTLTIGLPLRVCLALDTPLSTLLLFALWLSTLAIQSSLKTSPYLRPFARTLLSGLFNAVFWTSLTMAAYLLLDGHLSSRPFQAMLTTLESHNPFSSALLNSFSVPLTAGDVALSILNAGLVSWGLKLYEYRLQLLSRAGLTVFTVSSLIALGNVSCGPLLAHTMGVAPQGRALAFAARSVTLALGNPVLDTLSADKSLNAAMVVISGIVYQMSLGLGVGRFLEKHLVNIGGRDDHTNDTTTTITTSKGENDPRTVAAGVAVGINAAAMGTAYLYETKSEAAPYSALSMMALGIMTVVFSTIGPLVSWVLGSVGA
- the pin1 gene encoding peptidyl-prolyl cis-trans isomerase Pin1 (BUSCO:EOG09264PI4; EggNog:ENOG503P1QY; COG:O), encoding MNGNQQETGLPPHWEVRHSNSKNLPYYFNSVDRTSRWEPPAGTDPEKLKVYMATYHSAKAPLPTGDAQSGKIRAAHLLVKHRDSRRASSWKEAEITRSKEEAMSIIKAHEQRIKSGEITLGELALSESDCSSARKRGDLGYFGRGDMQKEFEDAAFALQKGEISGVVDTASGLHLIERLE
- a CDS encoding uncharacterized protein (EggNog:ENOG503P7EY; BUSCO:EOG092654O3; COG:K); translation: MASSPAPSASGEQSQLHGQKPLEQITFRFCSECSNMLYPKEDEADRKLMFTCRTCNFSEEATSSCIFRNVLNNAAGETAGVTQDVGSDPTLPREQRTCPSCNHGEAVFFQSQQRSAETGMKLFYVCCYCGNIYQ
- the mrpl38 gene encoding 54S ribosomal protein L38, mitochondrial (BUSCO:EOG09265HP0; EggNog:ENOG503P2X8; COG:J); this translates as MIQLKSMLNCIDNSGAAIVECAMVIGQKRHASIGDRIVVVVQKQRDAGAAGMAAASGAKVKRGDIRHAVVVRTKQKVTRRDGSCIKFDDNACVLINKSGDPIGSRINGVVGMELRKKKWSRILSMAPSQA
- the set9 gene encoding histone lysine methyltransferase Set9 (COG:B; EggNog:ENOG503NYMN), with amino-acid sequence MPPQSQAQGKKKLTLAQLAAYDDILTDALIDHTYYWTTIPKNRTSYHPSRGVREEEIAKLIQTHLIINSDLKTAEEKLLATDGLKRFYNGLKTSKEKDDFKAHMRRYMSTYLPDCPFEVSATNRYTIVTYEASIAARRFIRRNETIKYLAGIQVTITPEEEADMASRKKDFSLVVSSRSKSTSLFMGPARFANHDCDANARLVTCGQAGIEIIACRDIGVGEEITVSYSESYFGEDNCECLCQTCEARQVNGWQQDEGGTSVKRSIEDDLAASQGYSFRRRLRDESVAGSGSRTPSVTPDIRPRVLKKRGSQMVLSDRQSTSESTEGSGPGRKRGAAALGTPPITPAKRLKTMQYDLPPTTSGSPISRSSSESELSRSPLASEAGSANLTDVTTPASDSADGLILSPEPTPIKQAIEILRNEQPTAEIDVQQLPESISPVPHKSYGFPTILPTTEVTPPAEELNNTEATKATPPVEEVVPMPPPSDVAAPTTLVGKAKGSKKRQAAQQRSPRPAQKRRVPGDYTLTPLLLSEPETAWIHCTNCNTAFVQKDAYFTRANCPRCERHSKLYGYVWPKTQPAGKNDKEERILDHRVINRFLDPEDEARARGKKGWRAGSQRESTMDTEGGSNPPQRGRARIRESLVPKAEGATAAALDGVRRSGRARRASAKVIGDA
- a CDS encoding uncharacterized protein (EggNog:ENOG503NYQP), with the translated sequence MADSFNEVIVEETPATQQTGDVQMTEEGDAPAAATETPAAGGSTENADLPFAESDPDDTPAPRITFLQYLRSPVVTLLIGSNDEETILTAHQGLLIQSPYFADRIAEFADDGSPRQIELPNEDLDAMGCFLEFLYTGDYFPKKIAGQRSLEKDASIPDVDYTGEQLLKHAKVYTLAEKFGLNNLKNLASSKIHCVNSTAKGEIAYARYVYEFTAKDDTSIRAPVANFWATRSHTLRAEAEDEFRNLCLEFPRFGYDVLTRVLDEKLKRERNEKMHPAAGSGRKRPRHSSATNA